From Solanum stenotomum isolate F172 chromosome 2, ASM1918654v1, whole genome shotgun sequence:
TGCTCTTTTTATACTAACCCAAGGATGCAGGAAGTAGAGTCTATAGATGATGAAACTACTCTTACAGTGGACACTGAGAATCTCTCAAATACTtctgatcatattataatagaGCAGTCGACTACTCCAGAACTAGAGTTGACTAGTTCAGCTGGAAAGACAGGTATTCCCAGAGAATGGAGACACAAAGCTAAATTATCCTAATGACTTCATCATGAGCAAGCCAACGACTCAATACAGACTAGAGCTTTGGTGAGAAAACAAGCATCTTTAACACTCGTCTCTCAAATTGAACCTAAATGTATAAATGAGGTGATGGAAGATGAATCTTgtaaacaagaaataaaagaagaactTTGTCAGTTGAAAGAAATCGAGTATGGACTCTcactgaaaaaccaaaaaattgtTCCGTAATTGGAACCAAGTGGATCTTTCAAAATAAGCTAAATGAAATGGAAAAGTCATTCGCAAGATTGGTTGTTCAAGGATACTCCCAACATGAAGGTATTGATTACAATGAAACTTTTTCTCCGGTAGCAAGACAGTCAACAAATGGAACATTTGTCATCTTATCGAAAATACATATCTGGAATTATGGTACCCTCACTCATCTCATTTTGATTTAATTCGATATTCAGATGCTGACTTTGCAGGTAATAAAATGACCGAAAAAAATACTAGTGGAACGTGTCAAATTTTAGAACAATCCATGTTCTCCTAGCACAGTAAGAGGCAACCTTTGGTTGCACTATCTACTACAAAGTCCGAGTATCTAGCTGTTGGAAGATGTGGCACCCAGTTAATATGGATGATGCATTAATTGCTTGATTAtgatttttcttattaatttgtTCATACTTTTTGCGATAATACTAGTGCTtatctaaatataattaatgtgCATCTTTCTAGGGCTAAGCATATTGATATTAAGCATCGATCATTTTATTCGAGatctttgttgaattttttttttcgaatttgTAGATTTTGTTATGATCTTTTTGATTATGCCAAAGGGGGAGAATAGTCCCAAGTCTCTTTAACAGGAAGCAATCAAGTCAAGGGGAGCTACAAAATATATCAGGGAAGTTTCACTATCTCTTTAAGTCTATACAAATTGTGGATTAGTTGTCATTATAAAAAAGGGAGAGATTGTTAGCCTCATAGAATCAgataattttaataatgaaaCACTTAATCGACTTGTGACTTGTTgcaggaaaaaaagaaaaaagatgagCCAAGAATATAACACctaaagaaggagaaaatatgTTCATCAATCAAGGGATGCAAGATATATTCAAGATAGCCAAAATCATCAATCAAGGCAAAGAAATCAAAACACACTACATCAAAAGGGAAAGCCATGTGATGTATGAGAcacaaaaggaaaacaaatattgcatTTACTATTGCAATAAAGATATGTCTTGAATCAATCAAATTCCAGAATAAATCAAGCAGATCATGATCAATCAGAGAttccaaaaatcaatcaaatatattCAAGATTGCAAAACAAATCACCTaaggaaggaaagagataatgTGTATCAATCAAAGGATACTTTCAAGACAACAAGATCAGTTAACATCCAATACTACAAGGAAGAAATTGAAATCAAGGGATGCATTTAAGTTAACGAGATCAGCCAAAGATTCAAGACCACAAGAAAATCATCATACAAAGGAATAAATCGATTTACTCATGCACATATCTGATATGGTCATGACTCAgcaaatcaatcagactaaaaTCAAGGACTTAATCAAAGATCCTTGATTCAAACTCCCTTGGGTTTCCGTAAAAGAGCAAAGTCCTCCAAAGCTATATAAACCTCTCTTAGCCATAAATGTGAAGCATGCACTTCACTTGAAGTACTTATATTGtaatcttcttttatctttcataaAACTTTGTACAACTTTGAGtgaacaattgaaaagaaaagagaaagaaagatctGAGTGTAGGTTATACAGGTAGAGGTTGTGTCGAAGAAGAAGAACTGATTTGCATATCAGACGGGGCTCTTAATCGTAACATTCTGTAATACCCAAATTCTCAACAAGCTCTTAAGGAAACCCTTGTAACCCAAGGGGACTGAACTAGGCACCACATCGGTGATCCGAACCAATATAAAAACACATTGTGTTATTTACTTACTGCAAGTTATTATTACTGTTTATCTGTTTTACTAACGTGCAGGTGAGTTGACTGACCACAGTAGGAAGTCGACTGAAGGGAATTTTAATTCACNNAAACCTCTCTTAGCCATAAATGTGAAGCACGCACTTCACTTGAACTTATattgtaattttcttttatctttcataaAACTTTGTACACCCTTGAGtgaacaattgaaaagaaaagagaaagaaagatctGAGTGTAGGTTATGCAGGTAGAGGTTGTGTCGAAGAAGAAGAACCGATTTGCATATCAGACGGGGCTCTTAATCGTAACATTCTGTAACACCCAAGTTCTCAACAAGATCTTTAAGGAAACCCTTGTaacccaaggggactggacTAGGCACCACATCGGTGATCCGAACCAGTATAAAAACACATTGTGTTATTTACTTACTACAAGTTATTATTACTGTTTATCTATTTTACTAACGTGCAGGTGAGTCGACTGACCAGAGTAGGAAGTCGACTGAAGGGAATTTTAATTCACCCCACCCCCCCTTCCCCTCTTGACTTTCAATGTAGCTACTTGTCATTCAGCAGACCTTTTTTGTccttttcttacactttgttctatttgagaaacaaagacgAAGACtagtattttttcttaattaattctGTAGTTATATATTTAGttgcttgtacacgtgacaaccaaattttggAGGTTTTAATAGAAGAATAAATTTTCcgctttatcttgttcttgcttttATTGTTTTCCGCATTTCTTTCGTTTTCGTTGGATTAAGGTTGACTTATCTTGATGGGAACAaacaagtgtcatcacgtcctTTTTTAGATCGTGAAAAATGGGTAGGATTAcatataagatataataatttcaaagtatttcaaaaattttaataatcaaGTACCAAatctaaaatacaaaatataggaacttaaatccaaaatcaaatccacaaaCCGAAAATCCAACATTTTCCAAATTATGCTCACCTCTACTTCGAACCTATTCACAATTCTAAGTTGACAAGTTTATTGATAACCCGGAATTAAATAGTCGTTACATTTTGATACCTTAACCAAGTAATACGTGACCTTTCAATGTAGTAAGAGATCATTTTTATTCATCGATTGAATAATTTGTTCCATATTGTCAAAGGGAATTtgtaccaagtttgtcatgggAAAATTCTTGTGTGGTACGGAACTTGGTTTTAATTAACAGCATGTCTATGAGGATATattctaaaagaaaaaacatttttttctcaaattaaaagtAAGATATTATTGAAAAAGATCAATCCAGCTGgatatattattttccttttagcaGATACATTGTTTTCAGGAGgaaaatattcacaaaatatttttttattattatttcaatttaatgaATTAATAGTGGATAAGTGTTGCTGTTATAATCGATTTGAGTGCAAACTGGAATTGCAACGTTCATAATTCTtgaaacattttaatttaaatgtatatatacacttttcATGATTTCATGTAATTAATTATTGGAACAAACAAgtcaatattttataaatttagtttaaaataacAACAACGTACTAGATCAAGTTCGAAATTGAAGGGTATGTTGAAGACATAATAGTTAAGTAAATAAAAACGTGATTTGATCTGTAACGTAACGATTTAAGTTAAAGATGAAGTGACGGCCATACaagaattttttcttttaaacacAAACCGAACCAAGATAGCAAATAATTAATGACCTTACAATATAATGTTCTTGGAATATTTTAAAGGTGATAGattatattcttttcattttcaagcTTGAGTATAGTATGTCCTTATCATACAATTGATCAAGAACAATCTACATATATCCATCCAAcaattttcactttttcttttagctAACATATATAATAATGTCTCTATATATAAGCTTCAAGATAGGTTCAATTTTCTCAACAACAAATCTAGCCTCAAATTCACTTGATCACAAACcttcatatatcattttttgtaTCCTTCACAACTTCTTTAATTTCATCTTCACTAAAAGCTATATATAAATCTTGGCATTTGGCAAAACTActcataatttaatttcttgaagtTGTGTAAACATGGATATGGTGATCAAGTTGGGAACATCAAGCGCGGTGGTGATATTCACAAAGAGTAGTTGTTGCATTTCTTACAGCATCGAAACTCTTATCCGTAGTTTTGGAGCAAACCCTACAATTTACGAGCTTGATACTCATCCAAATGGGAAGCAAATGGAAAAGGCATTGATGGAACTAGGGTGTCAACCAACACCAGCAATAATTATAGGGAAAGAGTTAGTTGGTGGTGCAAATGAGATAATGAGCCTTAATGTGAGGGGCAAGCTTAAGCAATTACTCATTAGGGCTAATGCCATTTGGGTATAGAAAGTAATTATAATTAGGTATAACAAGCGTATATATTTGgagtttttttatataataaatatacaacTTATACATAGAGTGTTTTAGCTTCTTTGGATGGTTGTTTTTTTCTACCTATTTGATTTGGTTCTTgatgtataaataaataataatatcttaTACTATAATATATGATTAACTGCTCTTTATTTTGTTATGCTTTTCAGTTTAAGGTTGAGCAAGGTCCATTACAATGACaaatatacataatatacaCATCAAGGCCATAAAAATGATCTCCAGTACATTTAAATACTCTTGAGTTTATAATCTAGTACATTTATGGGGGATATATTTCcttagttttaaattattagtcgtgatttttaaataattattttaaattattttatcgtTTTAGAAGTTTAAGAAGTTGTTTTCCTTATTTActcttaataataattattttgaagacTACAAACAACTGATCTTATGATTATTCAAATATCAATAAAGGATAATTCGAACCGTAGATCACATGTGGCAAATATTCCTACTAAGAAAAGTTTTtagtaaaatatcaataagaggatttgacattaattatttttttaaaattttaagtaatgAAAGGTTCCAATTTGCACAAGGTATATTACTACAATAAATGTGatatttagctacaaaattaTTAGGTACGACACATAATTCGTCACTAATTACTCACTTTCTGTGACAAAAATtacattttgtgtttaaataCACATGTCACTTACAATTAGAAAAGGCTTTCGATAGATTAGAATGGTCGTTCGTAAAACAATCTCTTACCATCCTAAACTttcctaaaaatattattaatctcATAATGTCTTGCATAAGCATTTCGTTTATCTCAGTCCTAGTTAATGGTACCCCCACAAACTACTTTCTACCATCTAGGGGCATTAGACAAGGAGATCCATTATCTCCTTACATTTTCATAATATGTATGGAATCTTTAACAAGATTAATAAATTATGCTACTCATCAGCAACACTGGCAACCGATTAGGATCGGAAGAATAGGAATGCCTATCTCCCACCTACTGTTTGCTGATGATATCATTCTTATGGCAAAAGCAGATAAAGAAAATGCGGCCACGATAATTTAGATCTTTAACACGCTCTCAACACAATCAgggcaaaaaataaattttaataagtcCTTAATTATCTTCTCAACAAATGTTTCtacagaaaataaaaatgagctCTCTACTATTATGAACATCCGACAGAAAAATAGGTTGGGAAAATACCTTGGGTTACCCATAACTAGCTACCACCCTAAAAGTTCATATTATCAATACATTATAAATAACAtgaacaacaaattaaaaggaTGGAAAACTTGATTCTTAACTCTAGCAGGAAGGGCTATTTTAGTTAAATCAGTCCTCGCATCTATCCCGACCTATGCCATGCAATGCAACTTACTCCCCAAAGAAACTTGAAAGCATATAGATCGAATACAAAGAACTTTTCTCTGGGGATCAACGTCAGAAAAAAGGAAACTCCATTTGGCAAATTAGGATCTTGTGACTACACCTATTAAAGAGGGTGGACTAGGAATTCAAAAAACAAACGGAAAAAATTTCGCTCTACTAGCCAGCCAAAAATTGGAGACTTCTTAACAACTCGGACCATCTATGggcaaatgttttaaaaaaataaatataataagagGGGAAGAGGTAATATGATGAAGTACTATCCCTACGACTCATATATTTGGAAAAGTCTTAGTAAAACCTTTCCCTTATTCCACAAGGGACTATCATGGAATGTGGAAAAtggaaataaaattcaaatatggGATGACAACTGGATTGAAGCCTTGTACTCTTTGCGCAAAGTAATCGAAGGCCctctaaataaaaatgactCAAACGCATCAGTTTCTCAACTCATCATTAATAATAACTGGGACTTATCAAAATTATCCTTCGAGATTCCTAGAACAATAAGTGAGGCAATCCAAAATACCTACATCCAAACCTCTCCCCGAAAAAGTGATAATTACTGTTGGAATACAAGCAACGATGGAGACTTTAGAACCAAAGGGGCTTACGATATCTATTTATCTGAAACTTGTAATCCTAGTATCAATAAGAACATCAACCACAACTAGGTATGGAAAACCTTAGCAataaacaaagtaaaaaaatttctttggtTGTTTACTTTAGAAAAGCTCCCTACAGCTTTAGCTTTGTATAATAGGAACATAATAAGATATAAAACTTGCTACTCTTGcacaaatgaagaagaaaatgtaaCCAAACTTTcacaaagaaatacaaaaattatgCTCATCAAGGCAGTACACTTCGCTAGAAAACTCGCAGATAGTGCCCACGGCTTGCCTAGTCCCGATAATTCTTTGGAATATTTGGAAGAATAGAAACAATAAGCtctttaaaaatcaaaacattagtAAACAGCCCAGTACTCTACAAAATATCTCGTTACAGGCAATAGAGTACTACCATTTAATTCACTCCCAACCAAAGAAACTACCTCGATTTATGACCCAAGTAGCTTGGTATTGGCCTCCTGAAGGAATGCTTAAACTAAATATTGACAATTCCT
This genomic window contains:
- the LOC125854688 gene encoding monothiol glutaredoxin-S1-like, which codes for MDMVIKLGTSSAVVIFTKSSCCISYSIETLIRSFGANPTIYELDTHPNGKQMEKALMELGCQPTPAIIIGKELVGGANEIMSLNVRGKLKQLLIRANAIWV